The following coding sequences lie in one Paenibacillus durus ATCC 35681 genomic window:
- a CDS encoding pentapeptide repeat-containing protein — MDKQQALQHFYEHHYLPLLEIQMETLEAELHHGKAQFISNFTASFQKLCSHILRMQQQGDKEPIAYIHYSFLRTQILEHSYLYMVEAYSGKWYEDQAECRLSYDASWVFTHFTAMLEALEQDRKKYMGVLHAADIERLMLKATPFFHQFVSSIIHLAITEAVQLPEYKAIHKAKRLFIRTGEYKDISECVYVEDQENPNTDEVRKLLMQTNEEPYIYENLRNLSLPHLHVVEKDLRYNDFSQSDLRGSQFLSCVLMGSQWQEAHIEGGSFRGSLLSDADFRYSHLQGADFRGTSGQAYREKGHRVPGLCGIRFDFANLDEADFTDAYSFEHAYFEGASMYGTKVPRKYQQLWKLSDEQLKSIVWTE, encoded by the coding sequence ATGGATAAACAACAAGCGCTTCAACATTTTTACGAACATCATTACCTGCCCTTGCTGGAAATACAAATGGAGACATTGGAGGCAGAGTTACACCATGGCAAGGCTCAATTTATTTCGAATTTTACGGCATCCTTTCAAAAGCTATGCTCTCATATTCTGAGAATGCAGCAGCAAGGTGATAAAGAACCCATTGCCTATATCCACTATTCTTTTTTGCGGACTCAGATCCTGGAACACTCCTACTTGTACATGGTTGAGGCTTATTCTGGCAAATGGTATGAAGATCAAGCCGAATGTCGGTTATCCTATGATGCCTCCTGGGTTTTTACCCATTTTACTGCCATGCTGGAAGCACTTGAACAAGATCGGAAGAAATACATGGGTGTACTCCATGCGGCCGATATCGAACGACTGATGTTGAAAGCCACGCCCTTTTTCCACCAATTCGTGAGTTCCATCATTCACTTAGCGATTACAGAAGCCGTCCAGCTCCCCGAGTACAAGGCCATTCATAAGGCGAAACGTTTGTTCATTCGTACTGGCGAATATAAGGATATCAGCGAATGTGTATATGTTGAGGATCAAGAAAACCCTAATACGGACGAAGTAAGAAAACTACTGATGCAGACGAATGAAGAGCCATATATCTATGAAAATTTAAGAAATCTTTCTCTTCCTCATCTGCACGTCGTTGAAAAAGACCTGAGATATAACGATTTCAGCCAAAGTGATTTGCGAGGAAGCCAATTTCTTTCCTGCGTATTAATGGGAAGCCAGTGGCAAGAAGCTCATATCGAAGGGGGCAGCTTTCGCGGCTCCCTGCTCAGCGATGCCGATTTTAGGTACAGTCATTTGCAAGGAGCCGATTTTAGAGGAACCAGCGGACAAGCTTATCGGGAAAAAGGTCACCGTGTACCCGGCCTGTGTGGTATACGCTTTGACTTTGCCAATCTGGACGAGGCGGATTTCACGGATGCGTATTCCTTCGAACATGCCTATTTTGAGGGAGCCTCAATGTACGGAACCAAAGTCCCGCGAAAATACCAACAGCTATGGAAGCTCAGTGATGAACAGCTTAAGTCCATCGTGTGGACAGAGTAA
- a CDS encoding imm11 family protein, whose translation MRHYYVLLDDSRISRNIEPLNIGLLNTPFVRMVPAQVLDVHAKAETEYTDWLPFSASQPLLSDPMKRILELYNTQARFKQMYIVDREYKRQELYWIPHVPDLDVISEHTEYYPHNQTLKHLVLDSQKVRGHHFFRLSNVREPYFIVSLDAAESLLRRGLSGFRLQKVELSHEEA comes from the coding sequence ATGCGCCATTATTATGTGCTGCTCGATGACAGCCGTATTTCCCGTAACATCGAACCTCTGAATATCGGCCTTTTAAATACACCATTTGTCCGCATGGTCCCGGCTCAGGTTTTAGATGTTCATGCGAAGGCAGAGACCGAGTATACGGATTGGCTGCCTTTTTCAGCCTCACAACCGCTGCTTTCCGATCCCATGAAACGGATTTTAGAACTATATAATACGCAAGCGCGTTTTAAACAGATGTATATCGTTGACAGAGAATACAAGCGTCAGGAGTTATATTGGATTCCGCATGTCCCTGATCTAGACGTGATTTCGGAGCATACCGAGTATTATCCGCACAACCAAACCTTGAAACACCTTGTGCTGGATAGCCAAAAGGTCAGAGGACACCACTTTTTCCGGCTATCCAACGTAAGGGAACCTTATTTCATCGTTAGCCTGGATGCTGCCGAAAGCTTGCTTCGCCGAGGGTTGAGCGGTTTCCGGCTGCAAAAGGTAGAACTTTCTCACGAGGAGGCTTGA
- a CDS encoding DUF4280 domain-containing protein, whose product MLLPILLRALALGVLGEEYSYVVRGATLQCSQGTDPGVLNAMYSHGIYIKDKPVLNVADAIPGAHISKEYAFGVCKLQILPCKPEIAFGSKWTNGKENVLIEGEHALLSKSTLICSCPGGGGIISILDDGQNS is encoded by the coding sequence ATGCTGCTGCCCATACTGCTGCGCGCGTTGGCGCTTGGTGTACTTGGCGAAGAATATTCCTATGTGGTGAGAGGAGCCACTTTACAATGCAGTCAAGGTACTGACCCGGGGGTGCTGAATGCCATGTACAGCCACGGAATTTACATCAAGGATAAACCGGTCCTAAACGTCGCTGACGCCATACCCGGAGCGCATATCAGTAAGGAATACGCCTTTGGTGTATGTAAGCTGCAGATTCTTCCCTGTAAACCTGAAATTGCTTTTGGGAGCAAATGGACTAACGGCAAAGAAAATGTGCTGATCGAGGGGGAACACGCCTTGCTCAGCAAGTCCACATTAATATGTTCGTGTCCAGGCGGCGGCGGCATCATCTCGATTCTGGATGACGGACAAAATAGTTAG